Genomic window (Chondrocystis sp. NIES-4102):
TAAGAGTCGGTCTAAATCGCTTAGAAAGAATTATTCGTGAGCGTATGACTGTTAGTGAAGCCAATAGTCTAACTCCAGCAGCTTTAGTTAACCCCAAACCCTTAGTTGCAGCAATTAAAGAGTTTTTTGGCTCTTCTCAGCTTTCCCAATTTATGGATCAAACCAATCCCCTAGCTGAGTTAACTCACAAACGTCGTCTTTCGGCTTTAGGCCCTGGAGGATTAACTAGAGAAAGAGCAGGTTTTGCAGTTAGAGATATCCATCCTACTCAATATGGTCGCATTTGTCCCGTAGAAACTCCTGAAGGCCCTAACGCAGGACTAATAGGTTCTTTAGCAACTTATGCACGTGTCAACCCCTATGGCTTTATCGCCACACCCTACTATCGGGTAGAAAACGGTCGTGTGTTCAAAGAAGCCGAACCTGTTTACCTCACTGCCGATGAGGAAGACGATATGAGAGTTGCACCAGGAGACGTTGCCACTGATGAAAATGGCTATATTTTAGGTGAAACTATTGCTATTCGTTATCGTCAGGAATTTTCCACCTGCGCCCCTGATGAAGTAGACTATGTGGCGATTTCACCTGTACAAATCGTTTCTGTTGCTACTAGTTTGATTCCCTTTTTAGAACATGATGATGCTAACCGCGCCTTAATGGGTTCTAATATGCAGCGTCAAGCTGTTCCTCTCCTACGTCCAGAGCGTCCTCTAGTCGGTACAGGTTTAGAGGCACAAACAGCCCGTGACTCGGGGATGGTAGTAGTATCTAGAACTCATGGAACTGTTACCTATGTGGATGCCAATGAAGTTAGAGTAAGGGTAGAAACAGGCAATAATGGATTATACGCTCCAGAGCCTGGAGAAGAAATAACCTATAAATTGCAAAAATATCAACGATCTAACCAAGATACCTGTCTAAATCAGCGACCTTTAGTTTATGCAGGGGAAGATGTTGTACCTGGTCAAGTTTTAGCTGATGGTTCATCAACCGAAGGAGGGGAATTAGCATTAGGACAAAACGTTTTAGTAGCTTATATGCCTTGGGAAGGATATAACTACGAAGATGCGATTCTCATTAGTGAAAGATTGGTATATGACGATGTATACACCAGTATTCACGTAGAAAAATTTGAAATAGAAGCCAGACAAACTAAATTAGGGCCAGAAGAAATTACTAGAGAAATTCCTAACGTTGGAGAAGATGCTCTACGTAATCTTGATGAACGAGGCATCATACATATTGGTGCTTGGGTAGAAGCTGGAGAAATTCTAGTAGGAAAAGTCACACCCAAAGGCGAATCTGATCAACCACCAGAAGAAAAACTACTGCGAGCAATCTTTGGGGAAAAAGCCAGAGATGTAAGAGATAATTCCCTGAGAGTTCCTAATGGTGAAAAAGGACGAGTGGTTGATGTTAGGGTCTTCACTCGCGAACAAGGAGATGAATTACCTCCTGGGGCTAATATGGTAGTCAGGATCTACGTTGCACAAAAACGTAAGATACAAGTGGGTGATAAAATGGCTGGTCGCCACGGTAATAAAGGGATTATTTCGCGTATCTTACCTATTGAAGATATGCCCTATCTACCCGATGGTACTCCTATAGATATTGCCCTAAATCCATTAGGTGTTCCCTCCCGTATGAATGTGGGTCAAGTATTTGAATGTCTTCTAGGATGGGCTGGGGAGAACTTGGCTATGCGCTTTAAAATCATGCCTTTTGATGAAATGTATGGTAAAGAAGCATCTAGAGAGACTGTGCATGGGAAAATACAAGAAGCTGCTCGTAAACCTGGTAAAGGATGGGTATACGATGAAGAAAACCCAGGCAAAATTCAAGTATTTGATGGGCGTACTGGAGAACCTTTTGATCGTCCGATAACTGTGGGTAAAGCTTATATGCTCAAGCTGGTTCATTTAGTAGATGATAAAATCCATGCTCGTTCTACAGGCCCTTACTCCTTAGTTACTCAACAGCCATTAGGTGGTAAAGCTCAACAAGGTGGACAACGCTTTGGAGAAATGGAAGTATGGGCATTGGAAGCCTACGGTGCAGCCTATACCCTCCAAGAGTTACTAACAGTTAAATCCGATGATATGCAGGGACGCAATGAAGCTCTCAATTCTATTGTTAAAGGTAAGCCAATTCCTCGTCCTGGTACACCCGAATCCTTCAAGGTATTGATGAGAGAATTACAGTCATTAGGCTTAGATATTGCTGTACATAAATTAGAAGCTGTAGAAGATGGTAGTAGCCGTGATGTAGAAGTTGATTTAATGGCAGATACTCCACGTCGTACTCCTAACCGACCTACTTATGAATCTTTACAAAGAGAGGAAACTGCTGAGGAAGTGTAGATTACCAGAAAAAAGGAGCATACTCCTTTAATTTGCAGTGAATAACTAGTTTCTAATTCTTATATCCCTAATACCTGGTCAATAATGAGAAATCCAATAGAACAAAGATTTGATTACGTAAAAATCGGCATTGCCTCTCCTGAGCGAATTCGTCAATGGGGAGAAAGAACTTTACCTAATGGTCAGTTAGTGGGAGAAGTTACTAAACCTGAGACCATTAACTATCGTACCCTTAAGCCAGAAATGGATGGGTTATTCTGTGAGCGCATTTTTGGGCCTGCTAAAGACTGGGAATGTCATTGCGGTAAATATAAGCGAGTACGTCATCGTGGTATCGTCTGTGAACGTTGCGGAGTAGAGGTTACAGAGTCACGAGTACGTCGGCATCGTATGGGTTACATTAAATTAGCTGCTCCTGTAACTCATGTTTGGTATCTTAAGGGGATTCCTAGCTATTTAAGCATCTTGTTAGATATGCCTTTAAGAGATGTCGAGCAAGTAGTTTATTTTAATGCTTATGTAGTTTTAGATCCTGGTAATGCAGGTAATTTGTCAGCTAAACAACTATTAACTGAAGATCAGTGGATAGAAATTGAAGATCAACTCTATAGTGAAGATTCAGAATTGATTGGAGTTGAAGTTGGCATTGGGGCTGAAGCAGTACAAAGGCTTTTAGAAGAGGTAA
Coding sequences:
- a CDS encoding DNA-directed RNA polymerase subunit beta codes for the protein MTNLTYNLLPDLIEIQRSSFRWFLEEGLIEELNSFSPITDYTGKFELHFMGENYRLKEPKYSMEEAKRRDSTYNVQVYVPTRLIDKESGEIKEMEVFVGDLPLMTDRGTFIINGAERVIVNQIVRSPGVYYKAETDKNGRRTYSASLIPNRGAWLKFETDKNGLVWVRIDKTRKLSAQVLLKAIGLSDNEIMDGIRHPDFYQKTLDKEGNPTEEEALLELYRKLRPGEPPTVSGGQQLLESRFFDPKRYDLGRVGRYKLNKKLRLTVPDTTRVLTTTDILAAVAYLINLEFDGGSTDDIDHLGNRRVRSVGELLQNQVRVGLNRLERIIRERMTVSEANSLTPAALVNPKPLVAAIKEFFGSSQLSQFMDQTNPLAELTHKRRLSALGPGGLTRERAGFAVRDIHPTQYGRICPVETPEGPNAGLIGSLATYARVNPYGFIATPYYRVENGRVFKEAEPVYLTADEEDDMRVAPGDVATDENGYILGETIAIRYRQEFSTCAPDEVDYVAISPVQIVSVATSLIPFLEHDDANRALMGSNMQRQAVPLLRPERPLVGTGLEAQTARDSGMVVVSRTHGTVTYVDANEVRVRVETGNNGLYAPEPGEEITYKLQKYQRSNQDTCLNQRPLVYAGEDVVPGQVLADGSSTEGGELALGQNVLVAYMPWEGYNYEDAILISERLVYDDVYTSIHVEKFEIEARQTKLGPEEITREIPNVGEDALRNLDERGIIHIGAWVEAGEILVGKVTPKGESDQPPEEKLLRAIFGEKARDVRDNSLRVPNGEKGRVVDVRVFTREQGDELPPGANMVVRIYVAQKRKIQVGDKMAGRHGNKGIISRILPIEDMPYLPDGTPIDIALNPLGVPSRMNVGQVFECLLGWAGENLAMRFKIMPFDEMYGKEASRETVHGKIQEAARKPGKGWVYDEENPGKIQVFDGRTGEPFDRPITVGKAYMLKLVHLVDDKIHARSTGPYSLVTQQPLGGKAQQGGQRFGEMEVWALEAYGAAYTLQELLTVKSDDMQGRNEALNSIVKGKPIPRPGTPESFKVLMRELQSLGLDIAVHKLEAVEDGSSRDVEVDLMADTPRRTPNRPTYESLQREETAEEV